Proteins from a genomic interval of Chanodichthys erythropterus isolate Z2021 chromosome 8, ASM2448905v1, whole genome shotgun sequence:
- the LOC137024649 gene encoding urokinase plasminogen activator surface receptor-like: protein MDLQISVFLLFILFTAGHSLVCNQCPGVSSSCDQVPCPNGFPSCFAATAYIGGITSLATVKSCAPESGCPSGSVNFGTIKLSSYCCSNDLCNAQDAPDPITNTPNGNICYFCDGLNCSSILPCSGSENRCIKATGTFGGQSVGVKGCISKAICDAASLVPNVQGISCCKGNLCNGVQSVAQSFLFLCCFLLSYFLLH, encoded by the exons ATGGATCTGCAAATCTCAGTTTTTCTTCTGTTCATTCTTTTCACTGCAG GACACTCTCTCGTCTGTAATCAGTGCCCAGGTGTGTCAAGCTCTTGTGACCAGGTACCATGCCCAAATGGATTTCCCAGCTGCTTTGCTGCAACAGCATATATTG GTGGCATTACTTCTCTAGCGACAGTTAAAAGTTGTGCTCCTGAAAGTGGCTGTCCGAGTGGGTCCGTCAACTTCGGCACAATAAAGCTGTCTTCTTACTGCTGTAGCAACGACCTGTGTAATGCCCAAGATGCCCCAG ATCCCATCACTAACACCCCAAATGGAAACATATGTTACTTTTGTGATGGACTGAACTGCTCAAGCATATTACCCTGTTCAGGGAGTGAAAACCGCTGCATTAAAGCAACAG GGACTTTTGGAGGCCAGTCAGTGGGTGTAAAAGGCTGTATCTCTAAAGCCATTTGTGATGCAGCATCATTGGTTCCTAATGTTCAGGGCATCTCATGTTGTAAGGGGAACCTGTGTAACGGTGTTCAGAGTGTCGCCCAGAGCTTCCTGTTCCTCTGCTGTTTTCTGCTCTCCTACTTCCTGCTGCACTGA